A portion of the Microbispora sp. ZYX-F-249 genome contains these proteins:
- a CDS encoding FAD-dependent oxidoreductase, with protein sequence MSEKYDVVVVGGGAAGLSGALALGRARRSVLVVDAGEPRNAPAGHMHNFLGRDGTPPAELLAAGREEVIRYGVEVVAGRAETAAREDDGFLVTLDDGRAVRARRLLVATGAVDELPGVPGLAGRWGRDVLHCPYCHGWEVRDRRIGVLATGPLSVEQALLWRQWSQDVVFLAHRLPALSDEEAERLAARRIPVAEGPVTAIEVTGDALTGARLASGEVVALDALVVAAPLTARSGVLESLGLKPVEVEIGGHVAGTRIAAEPTGATAVPGVYVAGNVTDVRAVVVASAAAGLAAGAAINMDLIAEETREAVDAYRDQMSTMVEEAAWEERYRSRPAVWSGQPNPQLVAEAAGLPPGRALDVGSGEGADAVWLAARGWRVTGADISATALERAAAHAAEAGADVAGRVEWLHADLRDHALPEGAYDLVSAQYMHLPGEDRRELFARLAAAVAPGGTLLIVGHHPSDLLTTARRMHFPQMMFTAEEVAASLDPAHWEVAAADARPRTATDQEGREVTIRDAVLVARRRV encoded by the coding sequence GTGAGCGAGAAGTACGACGTGGTCGTGGTGGGCGGCGGCGCCGCCGGGCTCAGCGGCGCCCTGGCGCTCGGGCGGGCACGGCGGTCGGTGCTGGTGGTGGACGCCGGAGAGCCGCGCAACGCGCCTGCCGGGCACATGCACAACTTCCTCGGCCGGGACGGCACGCCGCCCGCCGAGCTGCTGGCGGCCGGGCGGGAGGAGGTGATCCGGTACGGCGTCGAGGTCGTCGCGGGGCGGGCCGAGACCGCTGCGCGGGAGGACGACGGCTTCCTCGTGACGCTGGACGACGGCCGCGCCGTACGGGCCCGGCGGCTACTGGTGGCGACCGGAGCCGTCGACGAGTTGCCCGGCGTGCCCGGGCTGGCCGGGCGGTGGGGCCGCGACGTGCTGCACTGCCCGTACTGCCACGGCTGGGAGGTCCGCGACCGGCGGATCGGGGTGCTGGCCACCGGGCCGCTCTCCGTCGAACAGGCGCTGCTGTGGCGGCAGTGGAGCCAGGACGTGGTGTTCCTGGCCCACCGGCTCCCCGCGCTGTCCGACGAGGAGGCCGAGCGGCTCGCCGCGCGCCGGATCCCCGTCGCCGAGGGCCCGGTCACGGCGATCGAGGTGACCGGCGACGCGCTCACCGGGGCGCGGCTGGCCTCGGGCGAGGTCGTCGCGCTCGACGCGCTCGTCGTCGCCGCGCCGCTCACCGCGCGATCCGGGGTGCTGGAGTCGCTCGGGCTCAAGCCGGTCGAGGTGGAGATCGGCGGACACGTGGCCGGCACCCGGATCGCCGCGGAGCCGACCGGGGCGACCGCCGTACCCGGCGTCTACGTGGCGGGGAACGTGACGGACGTGCGTGCCGTGGTCGTCGCGTCCGCCGCGGCGGGCCTGGCCGCCGGTGCGGCGATCAACATGGATCTCATCGCGGAGGAGACCCGGGAGGCCGTCGACGCCTACCGGGACCAGATGAGCACGATGGTCGAGGAGGCCGCCTGGGAGGAGCGCTACCGCTCCCGGCCGGCGGTCTGGAGCGGGCAGCCGAATCCCCAGCTCGTCGCCGAGGCCGCCGGGCTGCCGCCGGGCCGGGCCCTCGACGTCGGCAGCGGCGAGGGCGCCGACGCGGTCTGGCTCGCCGCGAGGGGCTGGCGGGTGACGGGGGCCGACATCTCCGCCACGGCGCTGGAGCGGGCCGCCGCCCACGCCGCCGAGGCGGGTGCGGACGTGGCGGGCCGCGTCGAGTGGCTGCACGCGGACCTGCGCGACCACGCCCTTCCCGAGGGCGCCTACGACCTGGTCTCGGCGCAGTACATGCACCTGCCGGGCGAGGACAGGCGGGAGCTGTTCGCCCGGCTGGCCGCCGCGGTGGCTCCGGGCGGCACCCTGCTGATCGTCGGGCACCACCCGTCCGACCTGCTGACCACGGCCCGGCGGATGCACTTCCCGCAGATGATGTTCACCGCCGAGGAGGTCGCGGCCTCGCTCGACCCGGCCCATTGGGAGGTCGCGGCGGCCGACGCCCGGCCGCGCACGGCCACCGACCAGGAGGGGCGCGAGGTCACGATCCGCGACGCCGTCCTCGTCGCCCGCCGCCGCGTGTGA
- a CDS encoding copper homeostasis protein CutC has product MTGSLLEVIALDLRDAVAAEEGGADRLEIVSDMDAGGLTPSADLVAAIARECGLPQMVMLRCNAGFTVTPDELDRLRGHVKELAEAGAAGFVFGFLSEDGSVDRDATDALIHAVSPLPWTFHRAVDHAADVRAAWRAVRLLPNLATVLTSGSPEGVGSGLGVLRARAEAGDASLMLAGGGLREEHVPVLLDYGVRAFHVGTAVRGSWREPVDPDRVRRWRGIVDRF; this is encoded by the coding sequence ATGACGGGATCCCTCCTTGAAGTGATCGCGCTCGACCTGCGTGACGCCGTGGCCGCCGAGGAGGGCGGGGCGGACCGCCTGGAAATCGTGTCCGACATGGACGCGGGCGGGCTCACCCCCTCGGCGGACCTCGTCGCGGCGATCGCGCGCGAGTGCGGGCTGCCGCAGATGGTCATGCTCCGCTGCAACGCCGGGTTCACCGTGACTCCGGACGAGCTCGACCGGCTGCGCGGCCACGTCAAGGAGCTCGCCGAGGCCGGCGCGGCGGGCTTCGTCTTCGGGTTCCTGTCCGAGGACGGGTCGGTCGACCGGGACGCGACGGACGCGCTGATCCACGCGGTCTCGCCGCTGCCCTGGACCTTCCACCGCGCCGTGGACCACGCCGCCGACGTGCGGGCCGCCTGGCGTGCCGTACGGCTGCTGCCGAACCTGGCGACCGTCCTCACGTCCGGTTCGCCCGAGGGCGTCGGCAGCGGCCTGGGGGTGTTACGCGCGCGGGCCGAGGCGGGCGACGCCTCGCTGATGCTCGCGGGCGGCGGCCTGCGCGAGGAGCACGTCCCGGTGCTGCTCGACTACGGCGTCCGGGCCTTCCACGTGGGCACCGCCGTACGGGGCTCGTGGCGGGAGCCGGTCGACCCGGACCGGGTCAGGCGCTGGCGCGGCATCGTGGACCGGTTCTGA